One Phycisphaerae bacterium DNA window includes the following coding sequences:
- a CDS encoding DedA family protein, protein MGDTIDPTPAASDNRGSPFKAVSRWHLHRRMYDWVLHWADTRYGTPALFCLSFAESSFFPIPPDVLLIALVLGARQRWFRYALICTVASALGGLGGYLIGYGLFETVGRKIIAFYQAEHYYDRVMDWYRRYDYWIVFIAALTPIPYKVFTIASGVFHMNLLGFSLVSIVGRGMRFFAVAALLYWFGPPMKRIIDRYFDLLCVLFVVLLVGGFLVIKLVQ, encoded by the coding sequence ATGGGTGACACGATCGATCCGACACCTGCGGCGAGTGATAACCGAGGGAGCCCGTTCAAGGCGGTCTCGCGGTGGCATCTACACCGGCGGATGTATGACTGGGTGCTTCACTGGGCGGACACCCGCTATGGCACCCCGGCCTTGTTCTGTCTTTCCTTCGCCGAGTCCAGCTTCTTCCCCATCCCTCCGGACGTCCTCCTGATCGCCCTCGTATTGGGGGCCCGCCAGCGGTGGTTCCGCTACGCGCTGATCTGTACAGTGGCCAGCGCGCTCGGCGGTCTGGGGGGGTATCTCATCGGTTACGGTCTGTTTGAGACGGTCGGGCGGAAGATCATCGCCTTTTATCAGGCGGAACACTACTACGACAGAGTCATGGACTGGTATCGTCGGTATGACTACTGGATCGTGTTCATCGCCGCCCTGACCCCGATCCCGTACAAAGTCTTTACCATAGCCTCAGGCGTGTTCCACATGAACCTGCTGGGATTCTCCCTGGTGTCGATCGTCGGGCGAGGCATGCGTTTCTTCGCGGTCGCGGCCCTGCTGTACTGGTTCGGCCCGCCGATGAAACGGATCATCGACAGGTATTTCGACCTGCTGTGTGTCCTCTTCGTGGTCCTGCTGGTCGGTGGGTTCTTGGTCATCAAACTCGTTCAGTAG
- a CDS encoding glycosyltransferase: protein MIGFVIWCILLVGVACVWASRHVTISRARRDFPPLTEDYPADGNTAMPFLSVLIAAKDEEVNIETAVRTMLDQDYPHFELIVINDRSTDRTAEILESIKAEQADGRLKVIHIKELRDGWFGKNNAMQTGMQVARGQWLCFGDADCRQTSRKTLAAAVRFAQANSLDLLSVLPELETHGLWERIIQPACAAVMVFWFQPSRVNDPRRSEAYANGAFMLMNRRCYETIGGHEAVRTEVNEDMHMARLTKERGLRLYVIQGDGLYRVRMYTGLRQIWRGWSRIFYGCFGTFHKLMVTMRMLTIMNVFPYASLLIAACVLLTWGEAGAGSGWRAVGCAAALAVIAQQTTIVRFYRISRANPWYAPTFIIGAVMCIGMLISAMRRLRGCGTTTWRGTTYQGQKVVKAS, encoded by the coding sequence ATGATCGGTTTCGTGATTTGGTGCATTCTCTTGGTCGGTGTGGCCTGTGTTTGGGCGTCGCGGCACGTGACCATCTCGCGCGCACGCCGGGACTTTCCTCCCCTGACAGAGGACTACCCCGCGGACGGTAACACGGCGATGCCTTTTCTCAGCGTGCTGATCGCCGCCAAGGATGAGGAAGTCAACATCGAGACGGCCGTGCGCACCATGCTCGACCAGGACTACCCGCATTTCGAGCTGATAGTCATCAACGATCGCAGCACTGATCGAACGGCCGAGATTCTGGAGTCAATCAAGGCCGAGCAGGCGGACGGGCGGCTGAAGGTCATCCACATCAAGGAGCTTCGCGATGGCTGGTTCGGCAAGAACAATGCCATGCAGACCGGCATGCAGGTCGCCCGGGGACAATGGCTGTGTTTTGGGGATGCCGATTGTCGTCAAACTTCACGCAAAACACTCGCAGCGGCTGTCCGGTTTGCCCAAGCGAACAGCCTCGACCTGCTGTCCGTGTTGCCAGAGCTCGAGACGCATGGTCTCTGGGAGCGGATCATCCAGCCGGCCTGCGCGGCGGTGATGGTCTTCTGGTTTCAGCCCAGCCGGGTGAACGATCCGAGGCGCAGCGAGGCATACGCCAACGGGGCCTTTATGCTCATGAACCGCCGCTGCTATGAAACCATCGGCGGGCATGAGGCGGTCCGGACGGAGGTCAACGAGGATATGCACATGGCCCGGCTGACCAAAGAGCGTGGCCTGCGGCTGTACGTCATCCAGGGAGACGGCCTGTACAGGGTGCGGATGTACACCGGCCTGCGGCAGATCTGGCGCGGCTGGAGCCGGATCTTCTACGGTTGCTTCGGCACGTTCCACAAACTGATGGTGACCATGCGCATGCTCACCATCATGAACGTGTTCCCCTACGCCAGCCTGTTAATCGCGGCCTGCGTCCTGCTGACATGGGGAGAGGCGGGGGCAGGCAGTGGCTGGCGGGCGGTGGGCTGCGCGGCCGCTCTGGCAGTGATCGCCCAGCAGACAACCATCGTCCGTTTCTACCGCATCAGCCGGGCCAATCCCTGGTATGCCCCGACGTTCATCATTGGCGCGGTCATGTGTATCGGTATGCTAATCAGTGCGATGCGCAGACTGCGGGGGTGCGGGACGACCACATGGCGTGGCACGACCTACCAGGGGCAGAAAGTGGTCAAGGCATCGTGA
- the arfB gene encoding aminoacyl-tRNA hydrolase yields MIDICSGVSVSEHELSFSFERSPGPGGQNVNKVNTRVTLHFNVGGSMSLSTAQKALVRKSLSSRIAQDGILRIHSSKERTQLANRRAAVNRFIELLSEAFKVPKTRKPTNIPPSAQRKRLDEKVKRSTVKRSRQTELVYDD; encoded by the coding sequence ATGATCGACATTTGCTCTGGTGTATCCGTCAGCGAGCACGAACTGAGCTTCTCCTTCGAGAGAAGTCCGGGGCCGGGCGGCCAGAACGTGAACAAGGTGAACACTCGCGTCACGCTCCACTTCAATGTCGGCGGCAGTATGTCGCTTTCCACCGCCCAGAAGGCCCTGGTCCGCAAGAGCCTGTCCAGCCGGATCGCCCAAGACGGCATTCTGCGGATTCACTCCAGCAAGGAACGTACCCAGTTGGCCAATCGCCGGGCGGCGGTCAACCGGTTCATCGAGTTGCTCTCCGAGGCCTTCAAGGTGCCGAAGACCCGGAAACCGACCAACATCCCGCCTTCAGCCCAGCGCAAGCGTCTCGACGAGAAGGTCAAACGATCCACCGTCAAACGCTCGCGGCAAACGGAACTGGTCTACGACGACTAA
- a CDS encoding dihydrodipicolinate synthase family protein: MALPALATRVRDSLRRGLVIPAHPLALTSDRRLDERRQKALSRYYLAAGVGGLAVGVHTTQFAIHDPRVGLLRPVLELAVEEMCRHERQAGRTVVKTAGLCGPTIQAIREAVQAKDLGYDIGLLSLSALRAEPTAALISHARAVAEVMPIMGFYLQPAVGGRLLPVEFWRELAMIDNLAAIKIAPFNRYQTHDVVRAVAEAGRADQVVLYTGNDDHIIADLLTPFTFVRDGKSVTQRIVGGLLGHWAVWTRKAVEQLEAIHASDTRSNTIPVEWLRLNVEITDANGAFFDAANGFAGCIAGLHEVLRRQGLLAGRWCLDPHEELSEGQMAEIDRVYAAYPHLNDDRFVAAHRDEWLA, from the coding sequence ATGGCTCTGCCGGCTCTGGCAACCCGAGTTCGCGATTCGCTCCGCCGCGGGCTGGTCATTCCCGCGCATCCTCTGGCTCTGACCTCGGATCGGCGACTCGATGAGCGGCGGCAGAAGGCCCTGAGCCGATACTACCTGGCGGCCGGTGTGGGCGGGCTGGCCGTCGGAGTTCATACTACGCAATTCGCGATCCACGATCCACGGGTCGGACTACTCCGTCCGGTACTTGAACTGGCCGTCGAAGAGATGTGCCGGCACGAGCGACAGGCCGGTCGGACGGTTGTCAAGACCGCGGGCCTTTGCGGACCGACCATCCAGGCGATCCGGGAAGCTGTCCAGGCCAAGGACCTGGGGTACGATATCGGCCTGCTGAGCCTGTCCGCCCTGAGGGCCGAGCCGACGGCGGCCCTCATCTCCCACGCTCGTGCCGTGGCGGAAGTCATGCCGATCATGGGCTTCTATCTGCAGCCCGCCGTCGGCGGACGACTGCTGCCGGTGGAATTCTGGCGAGAGCTGGCGATGATCGACAATCTGGCGGCGATCAAGATCGCTCCGTTCAACCGCTACCAGACCCACGACGTCGTCCGGGCGGTAGCGGAAGCCGGTCGGGCGGATCAGGTTGTCCTCTACACCGGAAACGACGACCACATCATCGCGGATCTTCTGACACCCTTCACCTTCGTTCGCGACGGCAAATCGGTCACCCAGCGGATCGTGGGCGGGTTGCTCGGACACTGGGCGGTGTGGACGCGGAAAGCAGTAGAACAGCTCGAGGCGATCCACGCATCAGACACCCGGAGCAACACCATTCCGGTCGAGTGGCTGCGTCTGAACGTCGAGATCACGGACGCCAACGGCGCTTTCTTCGATGCAGCCAACGGTTTCGCCGGGTGCATTGCCGGGCTTCACGAGGTCCTTCGCCGCCAGGGACTGCTGGCCGGTCGCTGGTGCCTGGATCCCCACGAGGAGCTTTCCGAAGGGCAGATGGCCGAGATTGACCGCGTGTACGCCGCCTATCCGCATCTCAACGACGACCGCTTCGTGGCGGCTCATCGCGACGAATGGCTGGCGTAA
- a CDS encoding polyprenyl synthetase family protein, which yields MPASSSLYEPIATDLEKVCAVFDDELFSDLPVVNQLCAHLRHYRGKMLRPGLLLLSARACGKVTDEHLALAAIVELIHMATLVHDDVLDEADVRRRGPTIHRLEGNEAAVLLGDYLFSHAFHLCSSLDSQYASRILGATTNTVCEGELHQVHHRGDLSLSQEQYLEIITRKTASLIGTCCRLGAYFAGADERVAAALEQYGLSFGIAFQITDDVLDIIGNEDRMGKSLGRDLQKRKLTLPLIHSLAKSPPETQRRLRKLLTAEEPDRSAVCQILGETDSVSFALVTARKYIETATAALAVLPPSDAHDALRRMATLVSEREQ from the coding sequence ATGCCTGCGAGTTCATCATTGTACGAACCGATCGCAACCGACCTCGAGAAGGTCTGCGCCGTGTTCGACGACGAACTGTTCTCGGATCTGCCCGTTGTCAACCAGTTGTGCGCCCATCTTCGGCACTATCGGGGCAAGATGCTCCGGCCCGGCCTGCTGCTCCTGTCCGCCCGGGCCTGCGGCAAGGTGACCGACGAGCACCTGGCCCTGGCCGCGATCGTCGAGCTCATACACATGGCCACCCTGGTCCACGATGATGTGCTTGACGAGGCCGACGTCCGCAGACGGGGGCCGACAATTCACCGGCTGGAAGGGAACGAGGCAGCAGTCCTTCTCGGCGATTACCTCTTCAGTCACGCATTTCACCTCTGCAGCTCGCTGGACTCGCAGTACGCCTCCAGGATCCTGGGGGCGACGACCAACACGGTCTGCGAGGGGGAACTCCATCAGGTTCATCACCGCGGCGACCTCAGCCTCAGCCAGGAGCAGTACCTGGAGATCATTACCCGCAAGACTGCTTCACTCATCGGCACGTGTTGCCGACTGGGCGCTTATTTCGCAGGAGCCGATGAGCGGGTGGCAGCGGCCCTCGAGCAGTACGGTCTGAGTTTCGGGATCGCTTTCCAGATCACCGACGATGTGCTCGACATCATCGGGAATGAGGATCGGATGGGCAAGAGCCTGGGCCGCGATCTTCAGAAACGCAAACTCACCCTGCCGCTGATTCACTCCCTGGCCAAGTCGCCGCCGGAAACACAGCGGAGACTCCGTAAACTCCTCACCGCCGAAGAGCCGGACCGATCCGCGGTCTGCCAGATCCTCGGCGAGACCGACAGCGTGAGCTTCGCGCTCGTGACCGCCCGCAAGTACATCGAAACCGCCACCGCAGCGCTGGCGGTCCTGCCTCCCTCAGACGCCCATGACGCCCTTCGGCGCATGGCCACCTTGGTCAGTGAGCGGGAGCAATAA
- a CDS encoding rhomboid family intramembrane serine protease, with amino-acid sequence MSWQDRPYAHEDSAEGPRRSYHGSGMEPLSVTALIFIANAVVFYLRYVPAIYIPVESLGQMQPEAVLHGQVWRLFTATYLHVNLTHILLNMLGLYFLGPALERVWGRRQFFLVYTLGGVAGNILFTAAGTIGWIESTTLGMGASGSILALLGAASVLFPDAEIYVYFLLPVRIRTFAIAYGAWFVYNIVHKGSNYGGDLCHLGGILLGYWWAESGGVSISGKHYTTSDPGSMAAKLKSLVRPSLTGSANRPFEASQEHADQETIDRILGKISEKGIDGLSPEEKAALGEATRRSRKRGGDSAPPSPSGSP; translated from the coding sequence ATGAGTTGGCAGGACCGACCGTATGCACATGAGGACTCCGCCGAAGGGCCCCGCAGATCGTACCACGGGTCGGGCATGGAGCCGCTCAGTGTCACCGCCCTGATCTTCATTGCCAACGCCGTGGTGTTCTACCTCAGGTACGTGCCCGCGATCTACATCCCGGTAGAATCGCTCGGCCAGATGCAGCCGGAGGCCGTGCTCCACGGCCAGGTCTGGCGGTTGTTCACCGCCACCTACCTGCATGTCAATCTGACTCACATTCTGCTCAATATGCTGGGCTTGTACTTCCTCGGCCCGGCTCTGGAACGGGTCTGGGGACGGCGGCAGTTCTTCCTGGTCTACACGCTTGGCGGTGTCGCTGGGAACATCCTGTTCACCGCGGCCGGCACTATCGGGTGGATCGAATCCACGACGTTGGGCATGGGCGCCTCGGGGAGCATCCTGGCGTTGCTCGGTGCCGCGTCGGTACTGTTCCCCGACGCGGAGATCTATGTCTACTTCCTGTTGCCAGTGCGGATTCGGACCTTCGCCATCGCCTACGGCGCCTGGTTCGTGTACAACATCGTTCATAAGGGCTCCAACTACGGCGGCGATCTGTGCCACCTGGGCGGCATCCTGCTCGGCTACTGGTGGGCGGAGTCCGGCGGCGTTTCGATTTCCGGCAAGCACTACACCACCAGCGACCCCGGATCAATGGCCGCCAAGCTGAAATCGTTGGTCAGACCGAGTCTCACCGGTTCCGCGAACCGTCCCTTCGAAGCCAGCCAGGAGCATGCGGACCAGGAGACCATCGATCGTATCCTCGGCAAGATCTCTGAGAAGGGGATCGACGGCCTGTCGCCGGAGGAGAAGGCCGCTCTGGGGGAGGCAACACGCCGGTCGCGTAAACGGGGTGGTGATTCGGCTCCGCCAAGCCCTTCCGGTTCACCGTAG
- the icd gene encoding NADP-dependent isocitrate dehydrogenase, whose product MASRSAVSGDPIRKRGDRLEVPDRPIIPFIAGDGTGPDIWRASQRVLDAAVEKAYAGRRRIAWLQLLAGEEAFKTIHSWLPDETVEGFRTYLVGIKGPLTTPVGGGIRSLNVALRQLLDLYVCLRPVRYFQGVPSPVRKPELVDMVIFRENTEDIYAGIEFAAGSEDARRFAELFQEAFPQQSSKIRFPKTSAIGIKPVSAEGTQRLVAAAIDYCLANNRRSVSLVHKGNIMKYTEGGFRDWGYALAREAYGATPIDGGPWCQIPTKRGAVVVKDVIADAFLQQILLRPAEYDVIATLNLNGDYISDALAAQVGGIGIAPGGNINYHTGHAIFEATHGTAPKYAGLDQVNPGSVILSGEMMFRHLGWNEAADLVLKGMDGAIAARTVTYDFHRLMVAEGVPAKLLKCSEFGEAIVQHMG is encoded by the coding sequence ATGGCTTCTCGATCAGCGGTGTCAGGCGATCCCATTCGTAAGCGCGGCGACCGGCTTGAAGTGCCGGATCGCCCGATCATCCCGTTCATCGCCGGCGACGGCACTGGGCCGGACATCTGGCGCGCCTCACAACGCGTCCTGGACGCCGCCGTGGAGAAGGCCTACGCGGGCAGACGCCGGATCGCCTGGCTGCAGCTGCTGGCGGGCGAGGAGGCCTTCAAGACGATCCACAGCTGGCTGCCGGATGAGACCGTCGAGGGCTTCCGGACTTACCTGGTCGGGATCAAGGGTCCGCTGACCACGCCGGTGGGCGGTGGCATCCGCTCGCTCAACGTCGCCCTGCGCCAATTGCTCGATCTCTATGTCTGCCTCCGCCCGGTGCGCTACTTCCAGGGCGTACCCTCGCCGGTTCGCAAACCCGAACTAGTCGATATGGTCATCTTCCGCGAGAACACCGAGGACATCTACGCGGGCATCGAGTTCGCGGCCGGCAGCGAGGACGCCCGGCGATTCGCGGAGCTCTTTCAAGAGGCATTCCCTCAGCAGTCGAGCAAGATCCGGTTTCCCAAGACCTCGGCCATCGGCATCAAGCCGGTCAGTGCCGAAGGAACCCAGCGCCTGGTGGCCGCCGCGATCGACTACTGCCTGGCCAACAACCGCAGGAGCGTGAGCCTGGTCCACAAGGGCAACATCATGAAGTACACCGAGGGCGGCTTCCGCGATTGGGGGTACGCGCTAGCCCGAGAGGCCTACGGAGCGACACCGATCGACGGCGGTCCCTGGTGCCAGATCCCCACGAAGAGGGGCGCGGTCGTCGTAAAGGACGTGATCGCCGACGCCTTCCTGCAGCAGATCCTGCTCCGCCCGGCTGAGTACGACGTCATCGCCACGCTGAACCTGAACGGCGACTACATCTCCGACGCCTTGGCGGCCCAGGTTGGAGGCATCGGCATCGCCCCCGGCGGCAACATCAACTATCACACCGGCCATGCGATCTTCGAGGCAACCCATGGTACCGCTCCGAAGTACGCGGGGCTCGACCAGGTCAACCCCGGTTCGGTCATCCTCTCCGGCGAGATGATGTTCCGCCATCTCGGCTGGAACGAGGCCGCCGATCTTGTGCTCAAGGGCATGGACGGGGCCATCGCCGCCCGCACCGTGACGTACGACTTCCACCGCCTGATGGTGGCCGAGGGCGTCCCGGCCAAGCTGCTCAAGTGCAGCGAGTTTGGGGAGGCGATCGTGCAGCACATGGGCTGA
- a CDS encoding DegT/DnrJ/EryC1/StrS family aminotransferase, whose product MEISLSRPDITQAERDAVAEAMLSPQLALGPRMVEFERLVARFVGTRFAAAMNSGTSGLHLCVRAMGIGPGDEVITTPFTFIASVNCFQFEGAKPVFVDIDSETWNIDARRVSAAITPRTKAILPVDVFGQPADMDPICETARRHNLRVIEDSCEALGATYKGRMAGTLGDVGVFGFYPNKQVTTGEGGMVVTDDEDICHQVISMRNQGRGAGGGWLAHVRVGFNFRLSEINCALGVAQMKRIDDILANRARVASYYIKRLGDIPRVTMQRVLPECKISHFVMVVRLDDCYTSKDRDRLLVALREKGVQSSNYFPPVHLQPFYMKDYGFKPGDFPICEALSDRTVALPFHGQLTESEVDRVCVVLRGLL is encoded by the coding sequence ATGGAAATCTCGTTGTCCCGTCCGGACATCACCCAAGCGGAGCGCGACGCGGTGGCTGAAGCCATGCTCAGCCCGCAGTTGGCCCTGGGACCTCGGATGGTTGAGTTTGAACGACTGGTCGCGCGGTTTGTCGGCACGCGTTTTGCGGCCGCCATGAATAGCGGCACCAGTGGCCTGCACCTCTGCGTTCGGGCCATGGGCATCGGGCCCGGCGATGAGGTGATCACCACACCGTTCACGTTCATTGCCTCGGTGAATTGCTTCCAGTTCGAAGGGGCCAAGCCCGTCTTTGTGGACATCGATTCGGAGACGTGGAACATAGACGCGAGACGGGTTTCCGCCGCCATCACCCCCCGAACCAAGGCGATCTTGCCCGTTGACGTGTTTGGACAGCCGGCGGACATGGACCCGATCTGCGAGACGGCCAGGCGTCACAACCTCCGCGTGATCGAGGATTCCTGCGAAGCGTTGGGCGCGACCTACAAGGGCAGGATGGCCGGTACGCTGGGTGACGTTGGCGTCTTTGGCTTCTATCCCAACAAGCAGGTGACCACGGGCGAGGGAGGGATGGTCGTCACCGACGATGAGGACATTTGCCACCAGGTGATCTCCATGCGGAACCAAGGCCGTGGTGCGGGCGGGGGCTGGCTCGCCCATGTCCGCGTCGGTTTCAATTTCCGGCTGAGCGAGATCAACTGTGCCCTGGGCGTTGCCCAGATGAAGCGTATCGACGATATTCTGGCGAACCGCGCACGGGTGGCGAGCTACTACATCAAACGGCTCGGCGACATTCCCCGCGTCACCATGCAGCGCGTGCTGCCCGAGTGCAAGATCAGCCACTTCGTCATGGTGGTCCGGCTCGACGACTGTTACACCAGCAAAGACCGGGACCGGCTGCTGGTGGCGCTTCGGGAGAAGGGCGTCCAGAGCAGCAACTACTTCCCCCCGGTACACCTGCAACCCTTCTACATGAAGGACTACGGGTTCAAGCCCGGTGACTTCCCGATCTGCGAAGCTCTCTCCGATCGGACTGTGGCTCTTCCCTTTCACGGGCAATTGACCGAGTCGGAAGTTGACCGGGTGTGCGTGGTCCTGCGCGGGCTTCTGTGA
- a CDS encoding nucleotide sugar dehydrogenase yields MLEKRLLTKIKNKTARVGILGMGYVGLPLARTFCGAGFRVLGFDIDPVKIKKLTSGQSYIKHIPANTIRGLLSKGLFKATCDPKALRTCDALLICVPTPLSRTRDPDMTYVVKTTETIAGQLQRGQLVVLESTTYPGTTREVCIPILETSGLKVSKDFFLAFSPEREDPGREDFTTETITKVVGGHDRPSMNVAAALYGAAIAKVKPVTSCDVAEAAKIIENVYRCVNIAMVNELKMLFERMGIDIWEVIEAAKTKPFGFQAFYPGPGLGGHCIPIDPFYLTWKAREFGMATRFIELAGEINTAMPEYVVNHCASALNEHQKALKGARVLVLGLAYKKNIDDIRESPSIELIEILRRRGAKVDYNDPYVPTTHKQREHDLKMKSVPITPANLRKYDCVVVSTDHDCYDYAAIIKNSKIVVDSRNACARVKGPKKNVYKA; encoded by the coding sequence TTGCTGGAAAAAAGACTGCTCACGAAGATTAAGAACAAAACGGCTCGGGTAGGAATTCTAGGGATGGGCTACGTCGGTCTGCCCCTCGCCCGCACCTTCTGCGGGGCGGGCTTCCGTGTCTTGGGCTTCGACATCGATCCGGTCAAGATCAAGAAGCTGACCTCCGGGCAGAGCTACATCAAGCATATCCCGGCTAACACCATTCGCGGCCTGCTCAGCAAGGGGCTATTCAAGGCGACGTGCGACCCCAAGGCTCTGCGGACCTGCGATGCCTTGCTGATCTGCGTTCCCACGCCCTTGTCCAGAACGCGCGACCCGGACATGACTTACGTGGTGAAGACGACCGAGACCATCGCCGGCCAACTCCAGCGTGGACAACTGGTGGTCCTCGAAAGCACGACCTATCCAGGCACGACCCGTGAAGTCTGCATCCCCATCCTGGAGACCAGCGGACTAAAGGTCAGCAAGGACTTCTTCCTGGCCTTCTCACCGGAGCGCGAGGACCCGGGCCGCGAGGACTTCACCACGGAGACCATCACCAAGGTCGTCGGTGGCCACGACCGGCCGAGCATGAATGTGGCTGCCGCCCTGTATGGGGCCGCGATCGCCAAGGTCAAGCCGGTAACCAGTTGCGATGTGGCCGAGGCCGCCAAGATCATCGAGAACGTCTACCGTTGCGTGAACATCGCCATGGTGAACGAGCTGAAGATGCTCTTCGAGCGAATGGGCATCGACATCTGGGAGGTCATCGAGGCGGCCAAGACCAAGCCGTTCGGTTTCCAGGCGTTCTACCCCGGACCGGGCCTGGGCGGACACTGCATTCCCATCGATCCGTTCTACCTGACCTGGAAGGCCAGAGAGTTCGGCATGGCCACTCGGTTCATCGAACTGGCGGGAGAGATCAACACCGCCATGCCCGAGTACGTGGTCAACCACTGCGCCTCCGCCCTGAACGAGCACCAGAAGGCCTTGAAGGGTGCCAGAGTGCTCGTGTTGGGACTCGCTTACAAGAAGAACATTGACGACATTCGCGAATCCCCCTCGATCGAGTTGATCGAGATCCTCAGGCGCCGCGGGGCCAAGGTCGACTACAACGACCCCTACGTTCCCACCACCCACAAGCAGCGCGAACACGATCTGAAGATGAAGTCCGTGCCGATCACCCCGGCTAATCTCAGGAAGTACGACTGTGTGGTCGTGTCCACCGACCACGACTGCTACGACTACGCCGCGATCATTAAGAACAGCAAGATCGTCGTGGATAGCCGGAACGCATGTGCCCGCGTGAAGGGACCCAAGAAGAACGTGTACAAGGCCTGA
- a CDS encoding sugar phosphate isomerase/epimerase, whose translation MARPVTLFTGQWADLKLDVLCKKAKKFGYEGLELACWGDHFEVSKALEDRSYCKRKWETLSKNKLECFAISNHLVGQAVCDLVDARHKSILPDHVWGDGKPDGVKKRAAVEMMDSARAARKFFDAAPAAVRKKTKRVVVNGFTGSSIWHLLYSFPPVQPGQIEAGFADFAKRWAPILDVFEQEDVYFALEVHPTEIAFDIASAARALEAIKYHKRFGFNYDPSHLGYQGVDYVRFIREFGDRVFHVHMKDVGWSKVPTRAGVFGGHLDFGHPDRFWDFRSLGHGSVDFDAIIRALNKAGYQGPLSVEWEDGGMDREFGAAEACEFVKKVNFAPSQVAFDAAFSED comes from the coding sequence ATGGCAAGACCGGTCACGCTCTTCACCGGACAGTGGGCGGATCTCAAGTTGGACGTCCTGTGCAAGAAAGCCAAGAAGTTTGGCTACGAGGGTCTGGAACTGGCCTGCTGGGGCGACCACTTCGAGGTGAGCAAGGCCCTGGAGGATCGCAGCTACTGCAAGCGGAAGTGGGAAACGCTCAGCAAGAACAAGCTGGAGTGCTTCGCCATCAGCAACCACCTTGTTGGCCAGGCGGTGTGCGATCTGGTCGATGCCAGGCACAAGTCGATTCTGCCGGATCACGTTTGGGGGGATGGGAAGCCGGACGGCGTGAAGAAGCGGGCCGCGGTCGAGATGATGGACAGTGCCCGTGCGGCGCGCAAGTTCTTTGATGCCGCCCCGGCTGCGGTTCGCAAGAAGACCAAGAGAGTCGTGGTCAACGGTTTCACTGGCAGCAGTATCTGGCACCTGCTCTACTCGTTCCCGCCGGTCCAGCCGGGCCAGATTGAAGCCGGATTTGCCGACTTCGCCAAGCGATGGGCGCCCATCCTCGACGTTTTCGAGCAGGAGGACGTTTACTTCGCGCTGGAAGTGCATCCGACCGAGATCGCCTTCGACATCGCCAGCGCTGCTCGGGCGCTCGAGGCCATCAAGTACCACAAGCGGTTCGGCTTCAACTACGACCCCAGCCACCTGGGCTATCAAGGCGTCGACTACGTACGCTTCATCCGCGAGTTTGGCGACCGCGTTTTCCACGTGCACATGAAGGACGTCGGCTGGTCCAAGGTGCCGACCCGGGCTGGCGTGTTCGGCGGGCACCTGGACTTCGGCCATCCTGACCGCTTCTGGGATTTCAGGTCGTTGGGCCACGGCTCGGTTGACTTCGACGCCATCATCCGGGCGTTGAACAAGGCCGGCTACCAGGGTCCGTTGTCGGTTGAATGGGAAGATGGCGGCATGGACCGCGAGTTCGGTGCCGCCGAGGCCTGCGAGTTCGTGAAGAAGGTCAACTTCGCCCCGTCGCAAGTGGCCTTCGACGCGGCGTTCAGCGAGGACTAG